The genomic DNA CGCTGCTGAAGGGCGAGCATGTGGACAAGGCCGAGTTTGACGCTGCCAACGAGAAGGCCGTGTCGAAGGGCGGGCGCCAAGCTCAGGGCGAGCCGATCCTGCTCGGGATCACCAAGGCGTCGCTGCAAACCCGCAGCTTCGTTTCGGCGGCCTCGTTCCAGGAAACGACTCGTGTGCTCACCGAGGCTTCGGTGCAGGGCAAGCGCGACAAGCTCGTGGGCCTGAAGGAAAACATCATCGTGGGCCGCCTGATCCCGGCGGGCACCGGTGGTGCGACCCAGAAGGTGCGCCGCATCGCCACCGAGCGCGACCAGAAGGTGATCGACGCGCGTCAGGCCGAGGCGGAAGCCGCGGCGGCGCTGGCAGCCCCGATGGACGACGACATCGTGGGTGGCGACGAGTTTGACACGCTGGTGGAAACGCCCGAGAGCCGGTAAGCGCCGGTTTTCGCAACTAAAACAAAAGGGCCCCGCAGAAGTGCGGGGCCCTTTTTGCTACTTGGTATCAGAAGCGGAGATCAGAAGCCGAAGAGGTGGAAGGCGCTGGAATAGGCGGCAAAGAGCGCCGCGTTCATCAGCAGCGTGGCCACCAGCATCAGCGCCCCGGCCCGAAACTGCCGCCCGCGATGCAGCATGCCAGCCAGCGCCGAAAGCAGCACCGAAACAAGCAGCGACACCGTCAGCGCCGTGATGGCCTGCTTCTCATGCACCGCCACATCCCGGCTGCCCGGCTCCATCAGGTAGAGAACCACGCCGGCAAGTGCCGCGATGAAAAAGATCGCCTTCCACTGAAAGGGCATCCGGTAGACTTGCCACCATGGCCGCTTACGTGTTGATCCGTCGAGATTGTAATATGCTTCGCTCAAGTGCTCTTTCCTCAGGTAGAAATGGACCGAGACACTTGTTACGGTTGGCAGGATTACTGCTTCGCGTGGGGAAATCCAGAGAAACCCGGCGATCCCGGCGTGAAAAGCGGCAGAAAGTTTACGTAACGACAGATTTTGCACAGAAGGTAGGCAAAGCGGAGGTTTCGACGTGGCTGGTGGATGGGCCAAAGACGGGGCGGTGAGCGAGCAGATCGAAGCCTCGATCAGCGATGAGTTGCAGCGCATGCGTGCCCGGAGCGGGCCGCAGGGCGAGAGCCTGACCCATTGCGCCGAATGCGAAGAGCCGATCCCCGAAAAGCGCCGCGCGGCCATTCCGGGGGTAAAGCTCTGCATCGACTGCCAGCAGGAGCGCGACGGGCAGTTCAAGGCGCGGGGCGGCATCAACCGGCGCGGCTCCAAGGACAGCCAACTGAAGTAGGGGGCTTGCAGGCGGGCCACAATACTTGCGCCAGTCACATAATCGGCCTACCGCTTGCGCCATGGCCGAACTTTCCGAAAACCTGCGTGGCGCGGTGCTGATGACCGCTTCGATGGCGGCCTTCACCATCAACGACACCTTCGTCAAATCGCTGTCTGACGACTTGCCGCTGATGCAAACGGTGTTCTTGCGCGGGCTTGCGGTGACGCCGCTTTTGGGGCTGCTCGCGTGGTGGCGGGGGGCGTTGCGGTTTCGGCTCAGCCGTGGCGACGGGTGGCTGCTGGTGCTGCGCAGCCTGAGCGAAATTTTCGCCGCGCTGTTCTTCCTCACCGCGCTCTACAACATGCCGCTGGCCAACGCGACGGCGATCCTGCAGGCCGCGCCGCTGA from Oceanicola sp. D3 includes the following:
- a CDS encoding DksA/TraR family C4-type zinc finger protein, with the translated sequence MAGGWAKDGAVSEQIEASISDELQRMRARSGPQGESLTHCAECEEPIPEKRRAAIPGVKLCIDCQQERDGQFKARGGINRRGSKDSQLK